CTCTTATTCATCAATTTATTTCTTGATGCGATCGATGCACTTTGCCGTGTGTGGATCAGGAGGAACCAAACTAAGAAGGGGGAATTGCAGCTCCACCTAAGGAGAGAACCATGCAAGAGTATGCAAGCCAAATCTAAATGGGGCTACTTCGAGTATTATTAGACCAAATTTTgctataaataattttgagatcAAGCCTAACATTATTCAAATGGTGCAAAATAATTGCATTTTAATGATTTACCAGATGAGGATCCAAACACTCATTTGGATGTTTTTCTTAAGATTTATGATACCTTTAAGATTAATGAGGTATTAGATGATGATATTAAATTGACGCTATTCCCATTTTTGTTGAAAGATAAGGTGAAGAAGTGATTGAAGTCATTTCTAGCTGGGACATTTATGATGTAGAATCAGCTGGCCGAGATATTCTTAGAAAGATACTTTCCACCTTCCAAGATGGTCAAGTTGAGGGATGACATAGAAAGATTTCTTCAACAAGAGAATCAAACTTATACCTGGGAATAGTTCAAGACTTACTGAGGAGCTGTCCACATCATGGTTTACTTTTATGGCTATAAATTCAAATGTTCTTTAGTGGACTAAATTATGCAAGTAAATAGTCTATTAATGCTGCAGCATGTGgataattgaataataagaCTCCACAAAAAGCTATGGATCTTATTGAGGATATGGCAATCACGAACTATCAATGGCAAAATTCTAGAGAGTAGGTTTGAGTCAAAAGTGTTGGGATCCATGTAGTCGACACTATGGTAACTATAAATGCACAATTATAGGCCATGAgcaagaagatggatgctttAACTATATCTTCATTTCGAAGATAGGCACAAGGTATGACTTATGATTGGTGTGGGGGTGGCCATCAAAGTCAAGATTGCCAAAATGGTAATACTTTTGCTAAGCCAGAGCCGATTGATTATGTGGAAAATGCTCAAAGGCGGTAGAATAACCATTGTAGCAACACTTATAATTTGGGGTGgacaaataattcaatttttcttgGGGAAATTAGAATCAGCAAAGACTTCCACCACCAAGATTTCAGCAGCAAAACCAACATCAAGCTCTTCCTAGAAGGGGTGACTTAGAGGAGATGATGGAGAAGTTCATTCTCAACTTCTAAAACTCGATTTCAATCTATAGAAACCACTCTTATGAATCAGCAAGCTTCGATTCACAACTTAGAGATTGAAGTGGGGCTGATTACAAAAATCTTAAGTGAAAGGCCACAAGGAAGCTTGCCAAGTAACATAGAAGCTAATCCTAAAGAGCAGTTTAAGGTTATCACATTGAGGAGTGGTAAGGAATTAAGAACTAAAATGAATGAAGCAAATGAGAGTTCGACTACAGTTGAGAATGTAGTTAATGAATAAAGGGTGAAGAGGCTAAAGTGGAAGAGAAAGATGAAGCAATAGCAAAGCCTACCCCTATTGTGAAGGAGTATCAACCAAGGATGCCTTTTCTAGCCCATCTTTAGAAAGACAAAATGGATACACAATTTGTAAGTTTCTTGAACTTTTTAAACAATTGCATGGTAATATGTCTTTTATGGAAGCTTTATCATAAATGTCCAAGTATACTAAGTTCTTGAAGGAACTCCTCTCTAATAAGAGGAAACTTGAGGAAGTAAGTTCACAAAGGAATTCTTCTCTAATAAGAGGAAACTTAAGGAAGTGTCAATGGTGCAACTCTCAGAGAAGAGCTCGGCAATTATTGAAAGAAGATTACTAAAGAAGCTAAAAGACCCTAGGGGTTTTactattccttattttattggtAATGTGCctgatttgggggctagcattAGTGTTATACCCtacaatttatttaagaaactaGAACTTGAAGAACCTAAGCCTACAATCATgagcattcaattagctgTATACTCTAAGCGTATCATTGAGGATGTGTTAGTTAATGTTCaagagtttatttttcttatggatTTTGTGATTATGGATATGGATGAAAGTGTTGATGTTTACCTTATTTTAGGAAAACTCTTTCTTGCTACAGCCAGAGCTGGTATTGATTTTCATGATGGTAAGCTTATTCTTATGGTTGGGGAAGAACAAGTGACCTTTTAGATTCCTAATGCTATGAAACACCCACTCATACTTGATGACATGGACTTTAGTGATGATAAGATTGAGCATTgaactattaattttatttcatctattgTTGCTAAAAAAATTCTCTTAAGTTATGTATAGTACATGAGTAGGAAAATGTAAGATGGAAGAAGCTTTAAAGTAGCTAATCTATCTTGAGGGAGAAAAGCCGATGAGAAAGAGGGCATTCGAGTCTATTAAGATGCCACAAGAAAATAGGATAAGACCATCCATTGAAGACCCACCTACTTTGGAGCTTAAGCAACTCCCGGCTCATTTGGAATATGTGTTCTTAATGGAGGGATCGGAGCTCccaataataattagttttgaaTTATTAGAGGATAAAAAATCTCAGCTATTGGAAGTGTTAAGGAGGCGATAGAAGGAAATAGCATGGAAAATTGCACATATTAAAGGGATAAGCCCTTCTTTTTGCACACACAATATGCTTATAGAAGAAGAATTCAAGACTATGTTGCAGCCCCAAAGGCGTCTAAACCCCAACATGAAAGAGGTAGTGAAGAAGGAGGTGATCAAGCTTCTTGATGTAGGGATAATTTATCCCATTTCA
The nucleotide sequence above comes from Ricinus communis isolate WT05 ecotype wild-type chromosome 6, ASM1957865v1, whole genome shotgun sequence. Encoded proteins:
- the LOC125370271 gene encoding uncharacterized protein LOC125370271 codes for the protein MVQLSEKSSAIIERRLLKKLKDPRGFTIPYFIGNVPDLGASISVIPYNLFKKLELEEPKPTIMSIQLAVYSKRIIEDVLVNVQEFIFLMDFVIMDMDESVDVYLILGKLFLATARAGIDFHDGLKRNLQVNELDEWRLHAYENVPPTKKRTKRRHDSRIKPKREFQAGDKVLLSDLQL